A window of Acinonyx jubatus isolate Ajub_Pintada_27869175 chromosome B2, VMU_Ajub_asm_v1.0, whole genome shotgun sequence genomic DNA:
ctgagccacccaggtgcccctgcatttgaCTGTTAAAGTTGAAGATTGagaacagagaagggagacaaaGAAGGTGAATATAAGTATGATTCCACAATTCGGCTTTGGAAAACATAAAGTTGAGTAAAACACATCTAAGATTGTCTCCTAGAAAGGAGGCAGCTTAGATTGTGGTGGGGGAATGGGAGAGCTGGCAGAGTTGAAGTTAAGAAATGAGCAagtctgtatatatgtatgccaCAGCATTTGATGTAGTAGCCAAAAGCATTTGGTAACAAAATATAAGGTAGTATTAGCACATAATTAACTTTAATTATATGTCTTAAAACTACATAAATCCATTAGATATAAAGAGGAGGAAGTACAATGTTCCTGATGGAAAAGTCTTGTCTCACTTGCTGTGGAACAAAAGAATATTCCAGACAAacatacacacgtgcacgcacacacaccgaGAAATGggaatttgatttatttaattggAAATGGATAGTATACAGTGAAATGGAACAGATGTGTACTACCCTTCAAATGTTCACAGATGCCATAAAGCCCTTTGAAGCCATGTGGAGGAgccaaagaatatttaaaattccttGCTAGAAAGCTATGGTAGAAGATCATAATTACATGATTTAGAATATTAACTGTGCATGTCATACAGAAGTTTGATGTAGAAAGCGCTTCCAGGGTCTAGTGAAAGTTTCCTGGTGTTTAATGTGTATAAAAAActattatcttctttcttttctttttttaaattctttttaacatttattcattcttgagggacagagagagcatgaatgggggaggcgtagagagagagggaaacaccgaatccgaagcaggctccaagctctgagctgtcagcacagagcctgacgggggctcgaaccacaaactgtgagatcatgacctgagctggagtcggatacttaaccaactgagccacccaggcgctcctattatCTTCTTTCTGGTGATGTAATACTTTAACTTTATATactctttgatttttctgttaaCTGAAAACTTATTAAAGAGTATTTACTGTGGAATATTCCCCCAAACACTAGTAAAACAATTCTGAGCATGGTGTAAAGTGTTGATTTAACTATTATGTTCCAAATGGAGGAATTTCAAAAATTCCCAGATAGAGGGATAGAATTTTAGTGCTGGAGGAGACAAAGTGGACATGATCTTCCATATTTACACAGCTCATTTATATCAGAGCCAAAGGAGGACTCTAGTTACCTTCCACAACTTCTTTTTTGTTAACGATCGCTCTCGTGATTTCATGTCAGTTTTGTATATGGATTTAGGTGACAAAGTGGAATGGCTTCCCTTGGCCATTTGAAAAATATCAGTACATTAACACTCTTTTGAAAGTGGAATGCCAGCAAATGTCTTTATAGGAAGAATTGAACTCAGTAATATTTTCCTTGTAATGGAGACAACCTGGGCCTACTACTATTCTAGAAAATTGTATACATCTGGACCTGTATACGTATGAGCACAAACACAAAAATCTTATCAGATTTAAACAGAATCTCAAGAATACATTTCCTTCAGTTCCTTTGCCCTACAACAGGTAAGGTATCATCtatgttttatagatgaaaacagTTGAGTCCCAGAGACACTACCTGACTTGCCCAGTAAGTAATGATGAGGGAGGGACAGGTCTCCTGTCTTAGCAAAGTGCATCacttctagattttttaaaaaatggtcttcggggtgcttgggtggctcagttggttaagtgtccgacttcagctcaggtatgatcttgcagttcatgagttcgagccctgtgtcgggatctgtgctgggctctgtgctgacagctcagagcctggagcctgcttcggattctgtgtcctcctctcttcctctcccccactcatactctgtctctcaaaaatgaataaatgttaaaaaaaatgtaatggtctccttaaaattctttttctatttcttttcattgtgtggAACCCATAATTGCATACAGAATAGACTCTTTCTTCCATGATTGTGTAACAGAATAGTAAGTATTTGATTGCATTTTAGGTACTCAAGTAACTGGTTTCTTTGAAAGTGAATCTTGAAAGTTAGCTTGACTATTGGGAGTTGGTCCATTATTACCCAGTAAGCAGCCATTGTTTCggcttaaaaaatacacaaacaccttcattttgcttattttggcCAACGAACCAGTTGCTTAGGTGAATGTGACAAACATGAAGCATAAGGCACTATATATATCAGAAATAACCAGGATCAATTACAAAACTGTCAAATTTTAGAGGTGTAAAGTCACAGAGAAGAGTCAGGCAGGTCTCCGCTTTTGGAGTTGTAGATAGTGGATACATAAATACGTATAGCAGTCGTACTTCCCCAAATGGATTTTGAACAAGGGCACAAAGTGATAACGAAAAGGCACAGATGGCATCTCTGCAGTGGAGCACACTTTCTGGAATAAACTTTATATGTTGTGACTATAAAAATGCTCCTAGTATGGAGGTGCTACAAAAGAACATATGATACTAATGATGATAGAATAATGCATCATCTTCCCCTGGTTATGGCAGAATGACTCAAGACCTTTCTGCATGAGCTTCTCTCTTACATGTTACCAGTTTAGAAAGGGCATTTTGTCCTGGCTCCCAAAGATCAGATATTTAAGATCAAAGGAAGGGGTAGAAGCAAGTGAAAAGTTCCTAGATATTACATAGGGgtagaaataaaaccagaaattagAGTCAGGGAAATAGTGATAAAAGACATGGGATGcaaggagaaagggggaaaggaacaTTTATTGGCACTTATTTTAGGAAAGGCACTGTGCTTATgttatcacatttaatcctcaccacggCTCTGCGAAGTACCCACTATGTGCAGGTAACAAGATGGGGCTCAGAAATATTAGTTTCTGAGTCATATTAGATACTGAGTCATAGAATCAACATTCTAATTTTGATATGACTTCAAATTCCATATTGTTTTACTTACACCAATAGAGGCATCACCAGACCTATATTATACCATTACTACTTCCACCAAGGAAATCCCAAAAAGAAAGATTGGCACAATAATCAGATAAAGTGACTTTGGAACTAGCATCTTGAATGGGCTTATTTAAACAAATaccaaaagacacagaaaaagttaAAGAGATGACACTGAAACTCCATCAAAGTATCTGTTAAGCAACCTGACCTGTGAGAGGTGCTATAATCAAGGTCATAATTCGATGCCTTCAGATTTGCTTTCCTCACTCTCCTCATCCAGCTTGTCTCTAAGGAAGCTGTAGTGACCTTGCAAATCGTCCCCCATGCAGAGAAGACTGGGTGCTGAAATCTCTTTCCAGTCCTGACACGAAGGAATGCGGATGCGTTTGACGTCTTCCTTTCCAGGAATGAAGCCAAAGAGTTTCTGTATGCGCTTCGTGATGAGGAGCCGCGAATGCTGTTCTGCAGCTTGTTCAAAGAGCTCCCTCTCGTTGTGGAGGTGGTTGGTCCAGTACCAGTGCTGccgagaggggaggggggagcagcaCGTCGCCAAGCAGCGGGACACTAGGATAGCGACGGTTGCCAAGGTGATCAAAATCCAGCCCAGCATCTTCACATAAtcgtttaaaagaaaaacagcatcAATTTGGGAATATTTGAGGGACAATCATAGCAATGGGGATTTCTACAAAACTGGGGGTAAGAAGTAAACTGTGGGTAAGAAGCTTGTTTTCCTAGTCTTTGAAATATGAACAAGGTGCTGATCACTTGGTATGGCTACAGGTGCGATGGAGAGAATAAGCCCACCCATTTCAATTTGGTTTTTGGATCACAAAGGGTATTGACCAGTTAGCTTAGAATGGATTATAACTACTGTTCTTAAAGTGACACCTGCTATAACCCACCAATTACTCTTGTGGAAGGTACCTAAACTACATCTTTTGGCTTTAGCTGAACTTTTCCCCCCCAACCATTAGGAACAGGCTCGACATCTTTGGGTGCTTAATAACTATTTGATAATGATGGTGACGAAAATGATGAtatgataataatagtagcttCCTACGTGCCTTCGTAATAACGTGCTAACATGTATTCATTGACATTTCTTCCTGAgttgctcttttcttttattttttgtgaccAAGGAAGACTCATGTCCCTAAATGTAAAGCatcttattattttccttttcatttccctcCTCCTTTAAATAGTTATTTGCTGACCAGTTTTatgattcatttttgaaatatactttgaaaggaaaattaacaATATTTCATCTGCAATTATTTAGTTTCCTCTTTTAATGACTGACATAAATGGCTATTttctagtcttattttttttaattttcttttgtttttaatgtttatttctgagacagagagacagagcatgagtgggggagggacagagagagagagggagacacagaatctgaagcaggctccaggctctgagctgtcagcacagagcccgatgtggggctcgaactcacagaccgtgagatcatgacctgagccgaagtcggacgctcaaccggctgagccacccaggcgcccctgttttctagTCTTagaaccctttttttttaagtattcttttttcaATAGTTAGTGATTATTATATAAAGTGAGAGAGGCAAGTTCCATATGTGTAGGGAAGCCAGCAGTAGGCAGCTTCCCAGCCACAGTCTCGGAGGTGAAGGTCTCTCCCACAGCTTGTGATTCACCGGTAGTCCTGGAATTACCAGTGTGAGCACAGTGGGATAGCTGCGCTCAGTGGAGGCTAAAACCTACAAAGTGACACTTAGGGCAGTTTAATTTAATAGAGGCCAGCATGGTGGAGGAAAGGGCATCTGAGATGCCCATTAATTCattagctatcatttattgagtccCAGGTTGACCTCACACCATGTTCTCTATACATGGTGCTTGGTTATAGGGACTCAGATGTGAATAATTTAAGTTACGTTCATCCTTTCCACAGTCTTTAAGTctaaagagggagacaaaatagCAAGCCAAGAAATATGGTAAAATGTGATCATTTTTGATATCAGTAAGCATGATGGGACAGAAGTGAATTCACTTAAGGAAGAGGAGTACCAGGGAATACTTCCCAGAGGAGATGATGCTCAGACTTAAATATTAAAGAGGAGTTCACCAGATGCAAGAAGTTAAGGAGAGCtctaagaagagaggaagaaaagtaagAGCATGAAGAGTTGGGAGAACCTCAGGAAGCTTGTCCTCACGGGGTCATAGGAGTCATGTGGAAAAGTGGTCAGGAGCCAGACATTGAAGGACCTTGTATTCATGACAAGAATTTGGATTTGTGATTGGGCTTGTAGAAAATCATTGAAGAATTTTATATGGCAGATGGGGTGGGGCTCATCATTCAGTTTGCATTTAGAAAGATAATTTTGACATGGTTGTAGAAGATCAACTGAAATTATGTAAAACTGTCAGGAAGCTATTCTAGAATAAAGTATGGGCAGAGAAGGGGTTTGAAGTTAATATGATCTTGTTGGTCATCTCAGAATAATGAAACTTATAGTGTATATTCCTCAAATGAGACTGAGGTTCAAGGTAGTTGTGAAAGGCAACCTGGTGAAATGGAAACAGTATGACCTTTGAATATCTCTATCAgtcatttattagctctgtgaaCTTATAAAAGTTACATGAACTCTTTGAGCGttggtttcctcgtctgtaaaatggggttgatTAAACCTTTCTCTTAAGATTATGAGGGTTATAATTAAATAGGGAATATTTATACAGTATATGAGAAGCgcctcagtaaatattagttttgTTGCTGCTGGTCCAAGAAATCCACTGGCTGATGGCACTCAGAACTATACAACTGTGTCTTATCACAGAAGTCCTTGCATGCATTAAATAAGATATTGTCACTTTAAGAAGATCTTACCAGTGTATATTACATCTTAGTTTTTCTTGAGcgagaacattttttaaagttagaattCCCCCATTGATTATTTGACCTCTCACCTGCCTTCACACAGTTCCTCTGGCTGACCTTTAGGGCTAGCACAAAAGGTTGAGACAGAGATACCTTAATGGAATATCTAACTTTGCTTAAATCAGGACATAGGCAACACTTGAGTATTCTGTGTGTCGatagtaatttttttcaacaaaatagtGTTATCACTTCCTAAATTTCAATAACTAAAAAGTGATGGGTCAAAAAATGTGTATGCCTTTGCAAtaagtagtttaaaaataatttatttcaattttatttcagtggtttgaaaatgtgtttttccccccaaatccctTGCAGAGAGTAATGTATGCCAATTACTCTTTCTGTACGGACAGAATGCACTCTTACACTTCTTAAATTTAAGCTGTAAGTGCCGTGGATTTAGGCCTTTTCCCTACCTCACTCCACCCCCTCGCATAAATTTGTCTAAGGACATTACATTTAGAACTATCACTGGAACTTATTTTCGTCATAattaagcttcctatagttttagGCAAACTGTTAATATGTAGAATGAATATTTAAGAATGTGTATATgcagaaagaattaaataatatactatatagtaataataattttaataacaatgcctaaaatgtattatatttaatatcGATTCTGGACACCATACTGAGCGCTTTACATGTATGCACTCATTTATTACTCAATCCAACTTTATGTGGTAGATCCTACCAGTATCCCcgttttacagctgagaaaagtGAGGCATGGGTAAGTTAGATAACTTGCTTAAGGTTCTGCAGGTTGATAAATGGCAAAGCAAGACTCAAAAACAGATCtgctgactccaaagcccaacATCCTAACTATATCAAATAGCCACTCAGTAGAAATCACTTCGATGAATAGCATCTAGTTTGCATTTTATATTCAGACAATATCAGAAGCGGCAGGAATGTGAAGTGTGTCCAGTGACTAGTTAAGATGGGATAGCATAGCATCAGGAACTTACTTGTGACTGGTATCTGTGCAAAAGAGCTACTTCATCTCTCACTTGGATCATGTCAGATGGAGTTGATTTGCAACATGGAAACCCAGCTAGGATCTGTTCCCGTCTGCTGGCACTGACATTGTCAAATACTGCGTAATGGTCCACAGATGCGAATTCACTTGCCGCACATTCATAGTAGGTGCCTGTCAGCAGGGTTGCCGCCAGCCATGTTAACGgagcaacaagtgccctcccagTGATGCTGAAGAACCTAAGGCAAGCCAGCTTGCGCTCCAAGAGGCTGATTCTCCGGCGTGGAGGAGCACAGCTGCAGCAGTATTCACGGCTCATTGTCCACATCTGGCTTCTCAGGGCATAGCCAGCAACCAGAAGGAGCAAGGCTGGAATGAGTAGAAAAGCAGAACCATAGTAGAAATTTTTCCCAACCTGGCAAGGACATTTGAATGTGAAAGAAGAGAACAGCTGTTGCCCACCAATAGTCGAAGCAGCAATTAAAGAATTGATAAATGTTCCACTTCTCTGCAGGAAAGACACAATATTGTTGAGAGTCGGGCTCATCGTCGGGAAGCTCTTACACGAATCAGCTTCCGGCCCTTTCTGATCATTCGACTCCACCAGCTATAACCGTTTTATGGGACCTTACTGGTTTAACTGGCTGCGTCAAGCAACCCAATATCCTCAAACATGTTTAAAGGATTCAGGCATCTTTCCTTATGTACTTTGTGAATCCTGAGCTAATAAATGTACTTCAGATTACAGCCGGAAGAAACTAGAGAGATTCATCTGGTACGAGTGACAGGGAAAACTACTTCAGTGTATCTTCCCACTAAAAAGAGAATGGCCTGCTTGCACAGCAACTGCTGCCATCTTTCCATGTGCTGCTTTGATCAGCACCGGCAAATAGGGCAGTGGCAGCAAAACGGAGAACATTCCTACCCTGTACTAGCCCAGGAGTTAGTTACCATAAAATTATGACAAAAGGCATAACAGAACTTACCAAATAATAGAGACACCCAAAATTTAGGGCTGTCTGGAACATCCATAACCTATGAGTTCTTCCAGAACATCCCAAAAGCTTTTCCCAAAAGAAGAACGAGTCTTGGGTACCCCTAAAGTCAAATTGCAACAAAACTAACTTTCTAACTTTgcattaaaaatgtgtgtgtatgcacagaaTCTAATATAATAATGTGTTGCTTTATAAGCTAAGTTGCAAATTTGTTTATAAGGTATCTTTTTGTTACATGAAAATGTGATAggtattaataaaattatatacctataaaaagaaattaaatgatcaAATATGTAAggtgttttctatatttatttcatcagcaaatatttattgtataactTCTATGTAAAATGCATTGGACTAGGCTTGGTTGGGCtaataaaaaatgagtaagaaataaatttcttttttcaaactctCAACTGGGTATGGTTAATTACATAATTAGTGAATTGGAACATAATGCTGAGGAATTCACACAAAGTACAgtattaaaagataaagaaataaaataatatattttaaaatccaattcaaggaaaaggaaacagaggacaGATTAAGCAACTCCATAATAGGAGTTCCAGCAGGGAAAAATGAGGGGATAGGCAGAGAAATACTATTTGAAGAGAAGTGACTGAGAATTTTGTAAAATCAAAGAAAGTTCCCACATCAGAAGAGTGTTAGATGTTCTGAGCAGTGTAAATAAAGACAAATCCACATATAAATACATCAGAGTAAAACTTCAGACTGtgaaaaatgaagagatattATTAAAAGCTACCAGAAAGAAGAGGTACGTAAGCCACAAAAGAATGACAGTAGATGGACAATAGATTTCCCACTGACAACAGTAGAGAGCAGAAGGCAGTTATCCTCAGGctgtatggttttgtttttgtgtgtttttttttaattttcattttatttcttttgagagagagagagaggaaaaaaaaaaaaacgagtgggggaggggcagagagagaaggagaaagagaggacgccaagcaggctctgcactgttagtacagagccctacacggagcttgatcccaccaactgtgagatcatgacctgagctgaaatcgattagttggatgctttaccgactgagccacccaggcgcccctcacacacacaaaaattttaaagagctaACAATTACTGTGTGCTTGCTACATGCCAGTCACTGTTTTAAGAACTATGATGAGGTGCTAATATTAGCCTCAACTTGTTTACAGATTGGATAACTGAGGTGTTATGAGATTAAGGAAATTGCGCAGGGTCACACAGAGATGACAGAAGAACCAGGAGTAGGTCCCCGGTAGTCTGGCATGCTCCTAACAACCACACCAAAGCTGGAGCAAACTCACCTCCagactgattaaaaaatagagtCACACTGCTTGCAAGTGACACCTAAAACTTGACTGCACACAAAGCTTGAAAACTAGAggtattgaaatatatataactgGGAATCATAATATAAGGCAAAACTGTGTCAGAAGAGCTAATTTTGAACACCCCATCATAATAAAAGGAACAATCCATtatgaagatataacaattgcCAATTTGTAGGTCTGTGACTGCATAACtttgaaatacataaagcaaaaaatgatcgagttataagaattctttttgacattttaaacatagttttataagaaatgatTAAACATTAGGATATAAAAGATGTGAAGAACAAGCCAGCTTTATCTAAGATATATGTACTATTCCACTACagtattttcattctatttcattattaatgtCTAATAACAAAGAAACAGATTAATAAGCCACAGAAATAGAATGCTCTAGACTAGGGGTTGATCATGTATGGCTCAGAGACTAAAgtggcccactgcctgttttctATGGTTTGCGAGCTAAGAATGGTTTCCACATCTTTAACttggttgggaaaaaaaaaagtttagtattTTGTGACCCGTGAAATTCAAGAAATTCaaatctctgtatttaaaaataaagttttatttgcacATGGGCACACCTGTTCCTgaattgtctgtggctgctttctcacCACAATAGCAGAGTTGAGTGGTTGTGACAGAGTCCATATGTCTGTAAAACTTAAAATATCCTCtccctggccctttacagaagaagtttgctGACCTCAGCTATAAGAAGCTGGGAAAATAAATTCACTAGAGTGACAGCTATGGACCTGGATAAATCCTAAGGAGTAACTGGAAGGGAAAATGCAAGCTATAGAGTATGTGCAGTATAAgaaattttgtaaagttttaaaacaaaatgattccACATAGTCTTTGTGGTTACtaacatatgtagaatttaaaaacatgtataggAATGACAAATATCAAGTTCTGCATAGCAGAACTGAGAAGGACAGAATAGAATTAAGGAGGGTACTGGATATTTCAACTGTATCAGTATTGCTTTATTGCTGAAAATAAAGCCTACAGTATAAATAGCAACTTGTTCGGTAGAGCTCGGTAGTATGAACCGCATCTTCCTTatgtttataatttcatattttaaaagtccaTTTAATAGAGCATATGGGAAGTGAGGAAGTAGAAAAGGAAATTGTAGACCACTTTTTCAGGCAACATTGTAAGAAAGGATGAATGAAGCATGGATTGATAAGAAGTCACTATCGAGGTATCAAAGTCTTGCTGTAAAGGAGTTTGCTGATGACAAACTCTTAAGCCTTATTGTTTACAGTTGAAAGAACTAATGACTTCATCAACAGTACCTGTGTGTAACTTGTCAATGATTGTGAATGATTACATCTGTGAGTAATCATTTTTCTTCTGGGCTTTCTAAccaaatggtctttttttttttctttttaagatagcTTGCCGTCACCTGTCTATCCAACATATAAAATGTCtactccttggggcacctgggtggctcagtcagttaaatgtccaacttcggctccgcccacatcgggctctgtgctgacagctcagagcctggagcctgcttcagattctgtgtctccctctcccccgctctctccctctctctctttcaaaaacaaattaaagcataaatttaaaaaaaaaaacaaatataacctCTACACTTTCTTCTATTTAAGTGAAGACTGACAGAAAGAAGGAGCCTATGGCACATCAAGCTTCCTTGGATCATAAGAGCCGCTGAAGGCTAG
This region includes:
- the CALHM4 gene encoding calcium homeostasis modulator protein 4 is translated as MSPTLNNIVSFLQRSGTFINSLIAASTIGGQQLFSSFTFKCPCQVGKNFYYGSAFLLIPALLLLVAGYALRSQMWTMSREYCCSCAPPRRRISLLERKLACLRFFSITGRALVAPLTWLAATLLTGTYYECAASEFASVDHYAVFDNVSASRREQILAGFPCCKSTPSDMIQVRDEVALLHRYQSQMLGWILITLATVAILVSRCLATCCSPLPSRQHWYWTNHLHNERELFEQAAEQHSRLLITKRIQKLFGFIPGKEDVKRIRIPSCQDWKEISAPSLLCMGDDLQGHYSFLRDKLDEESEESKSEGIEL